A window of Chryseobacterium shandongense genomic DNA:
GGCCCGTACCAATCAAATGATGAATTCTCAACCCTCGCTCTATGCAGAACCACACTCCCAGTATCACTTAAATACATATCTCCATCATACCCAACAACGTATGGATCACCCTCTAATATTCCCCACATTGCCCATCCGTTTTTGAATGTAATCCCATTGATGTTTCCTCCATCGGCAAAATAATGATACATTGATCCAGCAGCATTTCCTGTAAAAGTGTAGCCGCCGCCACCTAATCCACTGGCGTTTATCTGCGAAACAAATTCATTAAACTGGCTTCCATTTGAAAAATTATTCCAGTCTCCAAAGTTAACTCCCTGTACATTTTCCCATCCGGAATAAACATTTGGCATTGAATTTCTGAGATCTTGAATTTGAGAAGCATATCTGCCATCCGGATCTGTAAACATGATCGGCTTATTCATTACTTATCCATACGGACTTGTTGATCTGTACTTTTCAGTAAGCTGATCCATCCCGTTCCATCTGCCAATATCCGGCATATACTGTCTCCAGTCGTAATCATACATCCCTGTTTCCTGTAATTCCTTTCCGTTGTATTTGTACTGGTAGGCATTATCAAAATTAGCGGCTGTATTGTTATGAATTGTAATCTTCCCCAAAAACTGGATCATTTAAAATTATAGTTTTTAAATTTGGAAGAGAATGAAACAGAGTAAATTTACAGAAGTTCGGATCATCAAGATTTTGTCTGAACAAAACGCGGGGAAATCCGTTAATGATATTTGCCGTGAGCATGGGATTAGCCAGGGAACTTTTTATAATTGGAAAAGCAAATATGGCGGTATGGAAGCTCATCAGTTAGCTCAACTCAAAGAGCTGGAAAAGCAACTCTCACAGTACAAAAAAATTGTGGCAGAGCTTACTTTGGAAAATGTAGTTTTAAAAGATGTCATAGAAAAAAAGCTTTGACGCCTTGCGAAAAGCGGGATCTGGTGTTGTATTCAAAAGAAACTCATCAGATGAGTTTTCGCAGGGCGTGTCAGGTTTTCAGTCTACAAACTTCTGTTTTTTATTACAGGAAAATACGTAAAAGTAAAGATGATGAGATCCGTGCACAATTGGCTTTGCTTGCAGAAGAGCACGAGACTTGGGGATTTTGGACGATGCACCACCGGTTGCGGAACTTAGGATTCGGTTGGAATCATAAGCGTGTTTACAGAATCTATACTTCGATGAAACTTAATCTAAGAAACAAACGCAAGAAACGTCTTGCTGCAAGGATAAAAGAGCCACTTTTACGTCCCATTTATCCCAATGTCACATGGAGCATGGACTTTATGCACGATACGCTTGAAAACGGAAAAAGCGTGAGAAGTTTGAATGTTATTGACGACTTTAACAGAGAGGTTTTAAATATCAGTATAGATACAAGTTTGCCTTCTGCAAGGGTGATTGCTGAGTTGGAAAAACTCATAGAATGGCGAGGGAAACCCGAAAAAATAAGAGTGGATAATGGCCCGGAGTTTATTGCCGAAAAACTGAAAAACTGGTGTAACAACCAGAACATAGAACTGCATTTTATTCAACCGGGAAAACCTACCCAAAACTCACTCATTGAACGGTTTAACAGGACTTTTCGGACCGAATTTTTAAATGTTCACCTATTTGAAAGCATAAAAGAGATGAGAACTTATGCAGAAATCTGGATGTGGATGTACAACAACGAAAGGCCGCATAGTGCTTTGCAATACTTATCACCAAGGGGCTTTTTATTGAAATATGGAAAAATCAGCCTCCGCAATCCAGCAGATTTTCCCACATTCCAACAAAATTTTTACAACAATAACAAAACAATATTAACAAAAAACTCTATTTTTGAATGTGCCTAAATTGGGTGAGATTACAGAAGCATCCCGAAAGGATAATAATTGGCAACGCCTTCCGTTTCGCATATAATGATATAAACTTAGTACATCTATCTGCCAATAAATCTTATCGGATTTAATAAAAGAGACTGTCTTTTCAACAGCCTCTTTTTATTAATTACTTATAGATTACAATCTCCAAGATTGTTGTAGTCTATTTTCATTTCTATGAATCTAATTATCTTTCAACCACTTCACCTGACAGTTCATATCTTTCATATTTATTATTCTGAATATTTTTGAAATAAAGTGAAAGATAATAATCAAAAGCTTTTAAATCTTGTAGATGTAATGTAATCTCACCCAATTTAGGCACATTCAAAAATAGAGTTTTTTGTTAATATTGTTT
This region includes:
- a CDS encoding RHS repeat-associated core domain-containing protein, producing MIQFLGKITIHNNTAANFDNAYQYKYNGKELQETGMYDYDWRQYMPDIGRWNGMDQLTEKYRSTSPYG